The Hydra vulgaris chromosome 11, alternate assembly HydraT2T_AEP genome contains a region encoding:
- the LOC101235420 gene encoding cuticle collagen 34: protein MKNRLSYSERMFCLFLMHSVVLVVHGSLLTDYIEKHRHISGQAYRRQLLGCNEKCSPAFCTKDCPAACCIILLLPPAPPAGPPGPPGINGLMGPQGPTGPMGPPGAPGAPGLPGPPGPPGAPAGPPGTPGLPGPPGKPGNPGPPGAPGAPGTPGTPGLPGPPAAPPPAPMCPEDCMTHCTLSCHPACCPFR from the exons ATGAAGAACCGATTATCATATTCAGAGAG gatgTTTTGCTTATTTCTAATGCATAGCGTCGTGCTGGTGGTACACGGATCATTGCTTACCGACTACATTGAAAAACATCGACACATTTcag GTCAAGCATATAGACGTCAGCTTCTTGGTTGTAATGAGAAATGCTCACCTGCTTTTTGCACAAAAGATTGCCCTGCTGCTTGTTGTATAATTCTTCTTTTACCTCCTGCTCCTCCAGCGGGACCTCCTGGTCCTCCAGGTATAAATGGACTTATGGGACCACAAGGACCTACCGGGCCTATGGGTCCTCCTGGTGCACCTGGAGCACCAGGTCTCCCAGGACCGCCGGGACCACCTGGAGCGCCTGCTGGTCCACCTGGAACACCAGGATTGCCTGGTCCACCAGGAAAACCAGGAAATCCTGGTCCACCAGGAGCTCCAGGGGCTCCTGGAACTCCAGGTACGCCAGGATTACCCGGTCCTCCAGCTGCTCCACCTCCAGCCCCAATGTGTCCAGAAGATTGCATGACACATTGCACTTTATCGTGCCATCCTGCTTGCTGTCCATTCAGATAA